In Panicum virgatum strain AP13 chromosome 4N, P.virgatum_v5, whole genome shotgun sequence, a single window of DNA contains:
- the LOC120668915 gene encoding phytoene synthase 1, chloroplastic-like isoform X2 encodes MAIILVRAASPGLSDAHVHGSLLQCSSPLQLKRRVPPRSSGRWMLCSLRYACLGLDPGEIGRTSAVYSSLAVNPAGEAVVSSEQKVYDVVLKQAALLKRQLRSQTPPVLDVRPQQLDMPRNRLNLKEAYARCGDICEEYAKTFYLGTLLMTEERRRAIWAIYVWCRRTDELVDGPNANYITPTALDRWEKRLEDLFAGRPYDMLDAALSDTISRFPIDIQPFRDMIEGMRSDLRKARYKNFDELYMYCYYVAGTVGLMSVPVMGIAPESKATTESVYSAALALGIANQLTNILRDVGEDARRGRIYLPQDELAQAGLSDEDIFNGVVTNRWRNFMKQQIKRARMFFEEAERGVTELSQASRWPVWASLLLYRQILDEVEANDYNNFTKRAYVGKGKKLLALPVAYGKSLLLPVSLRNSQT; translated from the exons ATGGCCATCATCCTTGTACGAGCAGCGTCGCCCGGGCTCTCCGACGCCCATGTCCATGGGAGCCTCCTCCAGTGCTCCTCCCCCCTGCAGCTCAAGAGGAGGGTGCCGCCACGCAGTAGTGGCCGCTGGATGCTCTGCTCGCTCAGGTACGCGTGCCTTGGCCTCGACCCGGGGGAGATTGGCCGGACCTCCGCCGTGTACTCCAGCCTGGCCGTCAACCCGGCGGGAGAGGCCGTCGTCTCCTCCGAGCAGAAGGTCTACGACGTCGTGCTCAAGCAGGCGGCATTGCTCAAGCGCCAGCTGCGCTCGcagacgccgcccgtcctcgaCGTCAGGCCCCAGCAGCTGGACATGCCGCGCAACCGCCTCAACCTCAAGGAGGCCTACGCCCGCTGCGGCGACATCTGCGAGGAGTATGCCAAGACTTTTTACCTCG gaactttgtTGATGACAGAGGAGAGGCGCCGCGCCATATGGGCCATCTATG TGTGGTGTAGGAGGACAGATGAGCTCGTAGATGGGCCAAACGCCAACTACATTACGCCAACGGCTTTGGACCGGTGGGAGAAGAGACTAGAGGATCTTTTCGCGGGACGCCCTTACGATATGCTTGACGCCGCTCTTTCTGATACCATCTCAAGGTTCCCCATAGACATTCAG CCCTTCAGGGACATGATTGAAGGGATGCGGAGTGACCTTAGAAAGGCGAGGTATAAGAACTTCGACGAGCTCTACATGTACTGCTACTATGTTGCTGGAACTGTGGGATTAATGAGTGTACCTGTGATGGGCATCGCACCTGAGTCTAAGGCAACAACTGAAAGCGTGTACAGTGCTGCCTTGGCTCTCGGAATTGCGAACCAACTCACAAATATACTCCGGGATGTAGGAGAGGA tgCTAGAAGAGGAAGGATATATTTACCACAAGATGAACTGGCACAGGCAGGGCTCTCTGATGAGGATATCTTCAATGGTGTCGTGACAAACCGATGGAGAAATTTCATGAAGCAGCAGATCAAGAGGGCCAGGATGTTTTTTGAGGAGGCAGAGAGAGGGGTGACTGAGCTCTCACAGGCTAGCAGATGGCCA GTATGGGCCTCCCTACTGTTGTACCGGCAAATCCTGGATGAGGTTGAAGCAAACGACTACAACAACTTCACAAAGAGGGCTTATGTTGGGAAAGGGAAGAAACTGCTAGCACTTCCTGTTGCATATGGGAAGTCACTACTGCTACCAGTTTCACTGAGAAATAGCCAGACCTAG
- the LOC120668915 gene encoding phytoene synthase 1, chloroplastic-like isoform X1 yields the protein MLPAVALQASVQPQQHMPSRSSISSVVVAIRDNRHMAIILVRAASPGLSDAHVHGSLLQCSSPLQLKRRVPPRSSGRWMLCSLRYACLGLDPGEIGRTSAVYSSLAVNPAGEAVVSSEQKVYDVVLKQAALLKRQLRSQTPPVLDVRPQQLDMPRNRLNLKEAYARCGDICEEYAKTFYLGTLLMTEERRRAIWAIYVWCRRTDELVDGPNANYITPTALDRWEKRLEDLFAGRPYDMLDAALSDTISRFPIDIQPFRDMIEGMRSDLRKARYKNFDELYMYCYYVAGTVGLMSVPVMGIAPESKATTESVYSAALALGIANQLTNILRDVGEDARRGRIYLPQDELAQAGLSDEDIFNGVVTNRWRNFMKQQIKRARMFFEEAERGVTELSQASRWPVWASLLLYRQILDEVEANDYNNFTKRAYVGKGKKLLALPVAYGKSLLLPVSLRNSQT from the exons ATGCTGCCTGCTGTTGCCCTACAAGCAAGTGTGCAACCGCAGCAGCATATGCCAAGTAGGAGCAGCATCAGCAGTGTGGTGGTGGCGATAAGAG ATAACAGACATATGGCCATCATCCTTGTACGAGCAGCGTCGCCCGGGCTCTCCGACGCCCATGTCCATGGGAGCCTCCTCCAGTGCTCCTCCCCCCTGCAGCTCAAGAGGAGGGTGCCGCCACGCAGTAGTGGCCGCTGGATGCTCTGCTCGCTCAGGTACGCGTGCCTTGGCCTCGACCCGGGGGAGATTGGCCGGACCTCCGCCGTGTACTCCAGCCTGGCCGTCAACCCGGCGGGAGAGGCCGTCGTCTCCTCCGAGCAGAAGGTCTACGACGTCGTGCTCAAGCAGGCGGCATTGCTCAAGCGCCAGCTGCGCTCGcagacgccgcccgtcctcgaCGTCAGGCCCCAGCAGCTGGACATGCCGCGCAACCGCCTCAACCTCAAGGAGGCCTACGCCCGCTGCGGCGACATCTGCGAGGAGTATGCCAAGACTTTTTACCTCG gaactttgtTGATGACAGAGGAGAGGCGCCGCGCCATATGGGCCATCTATG TGTGGTGTAGGAGGACAGATGAGCTCGTAGATGGGCCAAACGCCAACTACATTACGCCAACGGCTTTGGACCGGTGGGAGAAGAGACTAGAGGATCTTTTCGCGGGACGCCCTTACGATATGCTTGACGCCGCTCTTTCTGATACCATCTCAAGGTTCCCCATAGACATTCAG CCCTTCAGGGACATGATTGAAGGGATGCGGAGTGACCTTAGAAAGGCGAGGTATAAGAACTTCGACGAGCTCTACATGTACTGCTACTATGTTGCTGGAACTGTGGGATTAATGAGTGTACCTGTGATGGGCATCGCACCTGAGTCTAAGGCAACAACTGAAAGCGTGTACAGTGCTGCCTTGGCTCTCGGAATTGCGAACCAACTCACAAATATACTCCGGGATGTAGGAGAGGA tgCTAGAAGAGGAAGGATATATTTACCACAAGATGAACTGGCACAGGCAGGGCTCTCTGATGAGGATATCTTCAATGGTGTCGTGACAAACCGATGGAGAAATTTCATGAAGCAGCAGATCAAGAGGGCCAGGATGTTTTTTGAGGAGGCAGAGAGAGGGGTGACTGAGCTCTCACAGGCTAGCAGATGGCCA GTATGGGCCTCCCTACTGTTGTACCGGCAAATCCTGGATGAGGTTGAAGCAAACGACTACAACAACTTCACAAAGAGGGCTTATGTTGGGAAAGGGAAGAAACTGCTAGCACTTCCTGTTGCATATGGGAAGTCACTACTGCTACCAGTTTCACTGAGAAATAGCCAGACCTAG
- the LOC120668920 gene encoding protein argonaute 1D-like: MGSWRPKLPGFGEGSQDAEPGGGRRGPGRGFRGRGGSYHQQFPQGGRGAGYYQHGQGAASQPRGAMVSQQWRPAGPAAGHLGHGQAYREVQPPQYYGGGRVGRGSGPSSIAPELRQAMETSHEPDNISPEAGSPELSPPASTLEVSDQLKDLSIQEESSTGQEIVQAFPVSHKSYKFPHRPGNGSIGTRCLVKANHFFAELPDKDLHQYDVSITPDVTSRIRSRSVMEELVKLHKMSYLGGRLPAYDGRKSLYTAGPLPFTSKEFHITLLEEDDGSGMERRQKTYKVVIKFAARADLHRLEQFIAGRQAEAPQEALQVLDIVLRELPTARYEPFGRSFFSPDLGRRRSLGEGIESWRGFYQSIRPTQMGLSLNIDMSATAFFEPLPVIDFVALLLNTDIHSRPLSDAERVKIKKALRGVKVEVTHRGNMRRKYRVAGLTPQATRELTFPVDQGGTVKSVIQYFQETYGFAIQHTYLPCLQVGNQQRPNYLPMEVCKIVEGQRYSKRLNQSQIRALLEETCQRPHDRERDIIQMVKHNSYHEDPYAREFGIKISERLASVEARILPAPRLKYNETGREKDCLPRVGQWNMMNKKMVNGGRVRSWICVNFARNVQESVASVFCRELARMCQASGMDFALEPILPPMYANPAQVERALKARFHDAMNMLGPQRKELDLLIGILPDNNGSLYGDLKRVCEIDLGIVSQCCCAKQVFKMNKHILANLALKINVKVGGRNTVLADAVSRCIPLVTDRPTIIFGADVTHPHPGEDSSPSIAAVVASQDWPEVTKYAGLVSAQSHRQELIEDLYKVTQDPQRGTICGGMIRELLISFKKSTGQKPQQILFYRDGVSEGQFYQVLLHELDAIRKACASLEANYQPQVTFIVVQKRHHTRLFAHNHNDQNSVDRSGNILPGTVVDSKICHPTEFDFFLCSHAGIKGTSRPAHYHVLWDENNFTADALQTLTNNLCYTYARCTRSVSIVPPAYYAHLAAFRARFYMEPDSSDSGSLASGACGGGAPSSSSTSRSTRATTGGAVRPLPALKDSVKSVMFYC, translated from the exons ATGGGATCTTGGAGACCAAAACTGCCTGGGTTTGGTGAGGGATCACAGGATGCTGAGCCAGGTGGTGGTCGGAGAGGTCCTGGAAGAGGTTTTCGTGGCCGTGGTGGCTCCTACCATCAACAATTCCCTCAAGGTGGTCGTGGAGCTGGCTACTACCAGCACGGACAAGGTGCTGCATCTCAACCTCGTGGAGCAATGGTGTCTCAACAGTGGCGTCCTGCTGGCCCTGCTGCAGGGCATTTGGGGCATGGTCAGGCTTACAGAGAAGTGCAGCCACCACAATACTATGGTGGTGGTAGAGTTGGACGCGGGTCAGGCCCGTCCTCCATAGCTCCCGAGCTGCGCCAAGCAATGGAAACTTCACATGAACCAGATAACATCTCACCAGAAGCAGGCTCTCCAGAGCTATCACCACCTGCTTCTACTCTGGAAGTCTCAGATCAGCTGAAAGATTTGTCCATACAGGAGGAATCAAGCACGGGCCAAGAGATTGTGCAAGCATTTCCAGTGTCGCACAAATCATATAAGTTTCCTCACCGTCCAGGAAATGGAAGCATTGGAACCAGGTGTTTGGTGAAGGCAAATCACTTCTTTGCTGAACTGCCTGACAAGGATCTTCATCAGTATGAT GTTTCAATCACCCCAGATGTTACATCACGAATTCGGAGCCGTTCTGTGATGGAAGAATTGGTGAAGCTGCACAAGATGTCATACTTGGGAGGTCGGCTTCCAGCCTATGATGGTAGAAAGAGCCTATACACGGCTGGCCCATTGCCATTCACTTCAAAAGAATTTCACATCACTCTACTTGAGGAAGATGATGGTTCTGGCATGGAGAG GCGTCAGAAAACATACAAGGTAGTCATTAAATTTGCTGCAAGAGCTGATCTCCATCGTCTTGAGCAGTTTATTGCCGGAAGGCAGGCAGAGGCCCCTCAAGAGGCTTTGCAAGTTCTTGATATTGTCCTGCGGGAGCTGCCAACAGCAAG ATATGAACCATTTGGTCGATCTTTTTTCTCTCCTGACCTGGGGAGGAGGCGATCCCTTGGTGAGGGAATAGAAAGCTGGCGTGGGTTTTACCAGAGCATTCGTCCTACTCAGATGGGCTTATCATTGAATATTG ATATGTCGGCTACTGCTTTCTTTGAGCCATTACCTGTGATAGATTTTGTTGCGCTGCTTTTAAATACTGACATCCACTCAAGGCCCCTCTCAGATGCTGAACGTGTCAAG ATCAAGAAGGCCTTAAGAGGAGTGAAGGTGGAAGTTACCCACCGTGGTAACATGCGGCGGAAGTATCGGGTAGCTGGTTTAACACCTCAGGCAACTCGAGAGCTAAC TTTCCCTGTTGATCAAGGGGGCACAGTGAAGTCTGTTATACAATATTTTCAAGAGACATATGGGTTCGCCATCCAGCATACCTACCTGCCGTGCCTGCAGGTTGGCAATCAGCAGCGTCCAAATTACCTTCCAATGGAG GTCTGCAAAATAGTGGAGGGACAGAGGTACTCCAAAAGATTAAACCAGAGTCAGATAAGAGCCCTTTTAGAGGAGACATGTCAACGGCCACATGATCGGGAGCGTGACATAATTCAG ATGGTGAAACATAACTCTTACCATGAGGATCCTTATGCTAGAGAGTTTGGCATTAAGATCAGTGAGCGTTTGGCTTCAGTTGAGGCACGGATTTTACCTGCTCCTAGG CTCAAATATAACGAGACTGGCAGAGAGAAGGACTGCTTGCCAAGGGTTGGGCAGTGGAATATGATGAACAAG AAAATGGTAAATGGTGGTAGAGTCAGGAGCTGGATCTGTGTCAATTTTGCTCGAAATGTGCAAGAGAGTGTTGCTAGTGTATTCTGTCGTGAACTTGCTCGCATGTGCCAGGCCTCAGGAATG GACTTTGCCTTGGAGCCTATTCTTCCACCTATGTATGCAAATCCTGCTCAAGTGGAGCGAGCCCTGAAAGCCAGGTTCCATGATGCAATGAACATGCTTGGACCACAGCGCAAGGAACTTGATTTGCTTATAGGAATACTTCCTGACAACAATGGTTCTCTTTATG GTGATTTGAAGCGTGTCTGCGAAATAGACCTTGGGATAGTTTCGCAGTGCTGCTGCGCGAAGCAAGTTTTTAAGATGAACAAACATATACTGGCAAATCTTGCTCTGAAGATAAATGTCAAG GTTGGAGGAAGGAACACTGTACTTGCTGATGCAGTATCAAGATGCATTCCTTTGGTGACTGACAGGCCCACCATCATATTTGGTGCGGATGTGACCCATCCTCATCCTGGTGAAGATAGCAGCCCTTCCATTGCTGCT GTTGTGGCCTCCCAAGATTGGCCTGAGGTGACAAAGTATGCTGGTTTAGTTTCTGCTCAATCTCACAGGCAAGAGCTGATAGAGGATTTGTATAAGGTGACACAAGATCCTCAGAGGGGAACCATCTGTGGTGGCATGATAAG GGAGCTTCTTATATCCTTCAAAAAGTCAACTGGCCAAAAGCCTCAGCAGATACTATTCTACAG GGATGGTGTGAGTGAAGGGCAGTTTTACCAAGTTCTACTTCATGAGCTGGATGCAATCCGAAAG GCATGTGCATCGCTGGAAGCAAATTACCAGCCACAGGTGACTTTTATTGTGGTCCAGAAACGGCATCATACAAGGTTGTTTGCACACAACCACAATGATCAGAATTCAGTTGACAGGAGTGGAAACATACTTCCTG GTACAGTTGTGGACTCGAAGATCTGCCACCCTACAGAGTTTGACTTCTTCCTGTGCAGCCACGCTGGCATCAAGGGCACAAGCCGCCCTGCTCACTACCATGTCCTGTGGGATGAGAACAACTTCACAGCTGATGCATTGCAGACCCTTACCAACAACCTCTGCTACAC TTATGCGAGGTGCACGCGCTCTGTATCTATTG TCCCACCAGCGTACTACGCTCATCTGGCTGCTTTCCGTGCCCGGTTCTACATGGAGCCCGACAGCTCGGACAGTGGGTCGCTGGCAAGTGGCGCCTGTGGAGGTGGGGCGCCGTCCAGTTCGTCGacatcccgcagcacccgcgcGACCACCGGCGGAGCCGTCAGGCCCCTCCCCGCGCTCAAGGACAGCGTCAAGAGCGTCATGTTCTACTGCTGA
- the LOC120668921 gene encoding sucrose synthase 7-like produces the protein MASKPSFKRTDSIAESMPDALRQSRYQMKRCFQRYVSKGKRLLKNQQLIQELEKSLDDKVEKEKLVEGFLGYIICSTQEAVVLPPYVAFAVRMNPGIWEFVKVHSDDLSVEGITPSEYLKFKETLYDENWAKDDNSLEVDFGALDLSTPHMTLPSSIGNGLQFISKFMSSKLGEKPEISMKPLLDYLLSLNYRGEKLMVNDTIDTVNKLQTALLLAEVFVSGLPRYTPFAKFEQRFQEWGLEKGWGDTAERCKETLNCLSEVLQAPDPINMENFFSRIPSIFNIVVFSIHGYFGQEKVLGLPDTGGQVVYILDQVRALEEELLQRIKQQGLNVTPKILVLTRLIPDAKGTKCNVELEPVENTKHSSILRVPFKTEDGKDLRQWVSRFDIYPYLERYAQDSCAKILDILEGKPDLIIGNYTDGNLVASLMSSKLGVTQGTIAHALEKTKYEDSDVKWRDLDQKYHFSCQFTADMIAMNTSDFIITSTYQEIAGSKEKPGQYEHHYAFTMPGLCRYATGINVFDPKFNIAAPGADQSIYFPFTQKQKRLTDLHPQIEELLYSKQDTDEHIGYLADRNKPIIFSMARLDKVKNITGLVEWYGQNKKLRDLVNLVVVAGLLDASQSKDREEIEEINKMHNLIDKYQLKGQIRWIKAQTDRVRNGELYRCIADTKGAFVQPALYEAFGLTVIEAMNCGLTTFATNLGGPAEIIVDGVSGFHINPMNGREASNKIADFFQKCKEDPSYWNKVSTAGLQRIYECYTWKIYATKVLNMGSTYGFWKTLNKGERIAKQRYLQMFYNLQFRNLAKTVPRVYEHPPQAPASTGPSTMTVVKPKERKPQTRIQRIMTSLMGNKSSTSD, from the exons ATGGCGTCCAAGCCCAGTTTCAAGAGGACGGACAGCATCGCAGAAAGCATGCCGGATGCGCTAAGGCAAAGCCGGTACCAGATGAAGAGATGCTTCCAGAG GTATGTGTCCAAGGGAAAGAGGCTCTTGAAGAACCAGCAGCTAATACAAGAGCTGGAGAAATCATTGGATGACAAAGTCGAGAAGGAAAAGCTTGTTGAAGGCTTCCTCGGTTACATTATTTGTTCGACACAG GAAGCAGTGGTGCTACCACCCTATGTTGCATTTGCTGTCAGGATGAATCCTGGCATCTGGGAGTTTGTCAAAGTTCATTCCGACGATCTGTCCGTCGAAGGAATTACACCGTCTGAATACCTCAAGTTCAAGGAGACATTATATGACGAGAACTG GGCAAAGGATGACAACTCACTGGAAGTCGATTTCGGTGCTCTTGACCTCTCAACGCCGCATATGACACTGCCATCATCCATTGGAAACGGGCTCCAGTTTATCTCCAAATTTATGTCTTCAAAGCTAGGCGAGAAGCCTGAAATCAGCATGAAACCGTTGCTGGACTATTTGCTTTCGCTAAACTACCGTGGTGAG AAACTGATGGTTAATGATACAATCGATACGGTGAACAAGCTTCAGACAGCACTGCTACTTGCTGAGGTATTTGTCAGCGGGCTGCCAAGATACACGCCATTCGCCAAGTTTGAACAAAG GTTTCAAGAGTGGGGATTGGAGAAAGGGTGGGGTGACACTGCTGAAAGGTGCAAGGAGACACTGAATTGCCTCTCTGAAGTGCTACAAGCGCCAGACCCTATCAACATGGAGAATTTTTTCAGCAGAATTCCATCCATATTCAACATCGTCGTCTTCTCCATCCACGGTTACTTTGGCCAAGAGAAAGTTCTTGGCTTGCCAGATACTGGCGGTCAGGTGGTCTACATCCTGGACCAAGTCAGGGCCCTTGAAGAGGAGTTGCTGCAAAGAATCAAGCAGCAGGGTTTGAATGTAACACCAAAGATTCTTGTG CTAACAAGACTGATACCAGATGCCAAGGGCACAAAATGCAACGTGGAGCTCGAACCAGTGGAAAACACAAAACATTCCAGCATACTTCGCGTGCCATTCAAGACTGAAGACGGCAAGGATTTGCGCCAGTGGGTGTCCCGGTTTGACATCTACCCTTACCTAGAGAGATATGCCCAG GATTCTTGTGCCAAAATTCTTGACATTTTGGAGGGCAAGCCAGACCTGATCATCGGCAATTACACCGATGGCAACTTGGTGGCGTCCCTTATGTCAAGCAAGCTCGGAGTCACTCAG GGGACAATTGCACACGCTCTGGAGAAGACAAAGTATGAAGATTCAGATGTCAAGTGGAGAGATCTAGACCAGAAGTACCACTTCTCGTGCCAATTCACTGCTGATATGATTGCCATGAACACCAGTGACTTTATCATCACCAGCACGTACCAAGAAATCGCTGGAAG CAAAGAGAAGCCAGGCCAATATGAGCACCACTACGCGTTCACAATGCCGGGGCTTTGCCGCTACGCCACGGGCATCAACGTCTTTGATCCAAAGTTCAACATTGCTGCACCCGGTGCTGACCAGTCCATCTACTTCCCCTTCACTCAGAAGCAGAAGCGGCTGACAGATTTACACCCACAGATTGAGGAGTTGCTCTACAGCAAGCAGGACACTGATGAACACAT AGGGTATCTAGCAGACAGAAACAAGCCAATCATCTTCTCAATGGCAAGGCTGGACAAGGTAAAGAACATCACTGGACTAGTGGAGTGGTATGGCCAGAACAAGAAGCTGAGGGACCTGGTAAACCTTGTTGTCGTCGCTGGCCTGCTGGACGCGTCCCAGTCCAAGGACCGGGAGGAGATAGAAGAGATCAACAAAATGCACAACCTGATCGACAAGTACCAGCTGAAAGGACAGATCCGCTGGATCAAGGCACAGACTGACCGTGTCCGCAACGGTGAGCTGTACCGTTGCATTGCCGATACAAAGGGTGCATTTGTTCAG CCTGCACTTTACGAAGCATTTGGGCTGACAGTGATTGAGGCGATGAACTGCGGCTTAACAACCTTCGCAACAAATCTGGGAGGACCGGCAGAGATCATTGTGGATGGTGTCTCCGGTTTCCACATAAACCCCATGAACGGCAGGGAGGCAAGCAACAAGATTGCAGATTTCTTCCAAAAGTGCAAGGAAGACCCAAGCTACTGGAACAAGGTGTCCACTGCTGGGCTTCAGCGCATCTACGAATG CTACACATGGAAGATTTATGCAACTAAAGTCCTGAACATGGGTTCAACTTATGGCTTCTGGAAGACCCTGAACAAGGGAGAGAGGATTGCTAAACAGCGTTACCTGCAGATGTTCTACAATCTTCAGTTCAGGAATCTG GCAAAGACGGTACCAAGAGTATATGAACATCCACCGCAAGCCCCAGCAAGCACAGGGCCAAGTACAATGACAGTAGTAAAACCGAAAGAAAG AAAGCCACAGACTAGGATTCAGAG GATCATGACCAGCTTGATGGGGAACAAATCTTCAACTTCTGACTAG